Within Anopheles ziemanni chromosome 2, idAnoZiCoDA_A2_x.2, whole genome shotgun sequence, the genomic segment CGTCACCTGTTGATGACCAACGACCACAAGCGTGgtctttcattctttttccggTAATTACATAGCACCGTCCTTACTTTGGATaccatttttatctttttatctTTCCAAAACTTTTAGCAAAGCACCGCCAGCCAAACTGAACGGTTCCACATTAGTGATGGAAAAATCGGTTCCACAACCGGAGCCGGCTCCGACGAACTCCAGCAAATTTTGGAACCGACTATAggctccgaactaacggctcAGGTTTGAATCACGACCAAGGTGCCTACGAATATAGAGGTTTTACTATCGTTTTtcgggtgatttttttttgcaaaggaaTAATATCCGAAACCAAAAGTGTCTGATTTCCTCGCCAAATGCAGTTGGAATATCTAACATGGACAAAAACATGTTGAAAAAACACGACAATGCTAAACTTTGACCAGAATATTCAATTGATATTACCAACTGTCTGATATGTCAAGCCAAGAAACATCAATTAACTGCAAATTACCCTACCTTGTACTAACTAACGTAACTACCAACCGTGGTCGGCATTGCCGATAAGAACGAATCTTCTGTGCGGAAAGAAGTTTTCACAGCAAAACATCAACAGTTGCTTAAGGCCTAAAAGATAAATACGGTCAATATAGTAAAGTGAGAACGAACACCTGTGTTTAAGAACGATAGAGAACATCTGTGATTCGTATAAGAATGAATGTATATACGAGGGACACGCAGATTGAGCCGGATTATTGGTTTGACGATTTCGAACGTGGACCGGAATGGACAAGGAatgacaagaaaaaaagatcTGATCCTTTGCCAGACGTATATATTGTTAACGAGGTCGAAAACAATTCCAACGAATCGAATGAGACGCCGAGCGCTGTGAAGTTCGGTTTCCGTTTGTGCTGCACGACAGCATTGCATCCGCTGGATTATGCCAAAACGCTCATCCAGGTAGGTACCCGCCACCAATATGCGATAATCTGCAATGGTAAAGTAAAAATATGGTCCATGTTTATCCTATCTTATCTTTTCCCCTCAGCTCGGTTACGAACCGATAGCGCCTCGGCCGGGTCGAACCCTATTCGGTGCAAGACGTTTGATGCTGCCCAATATTTTTCAGTACGGTATGAACCTTCCGACGGCTGATCGGTGTATGGAAAAATGTCATCAACCCTCGTTATTATTATCTCCTTTCTAGCGTACCACATCGGGACCGTCGATGGGTTCACGGGATGTTTCCGAGGGCTTAGCGCCAAACTGGTCGGAAATGTTCTTAGCTCGTACTACGGCGAAAAGCTAGCCGTCGGTATGGGGCTAGTAGCCACCGAGGAGAAAAAGAAGCACAAAAACGAAGACGATTTTGCTTGGTTCATTTCTAATGTGCACCGTGATGTCGCAGTGCACTTTGCCGGTGTCGTCATTTCCCAACCGTTCCACGTTATTTCTATTCGAATGATGGCCCAGTTCGTAGGCCGGGAGCAACTATACAGTGGATTGTGGCAATCGGTAAAGGAGATTTGGCAAACGGAGGGCATTACAGGGTTTTTTTCGGGCATCGTGCCCCGGTTGGTCGTGGAACTTGGATGTATAGCGATGACCAGCACGATAACCTACCTGTTCTGTCGATACATCGTACAGAATCGTACGATCCAGAACAACGTGAATACGATTGCCCACTTCACCGTCAGTAGCTGGCTTTATCCTTACCATGTCGTGTCGACCTGCATGGTCGTGAATGGCTCAAGGTAATTCCCATGTGGAGAAACGTGTTGTCGAGCAAAACTAACGTTTTCCTATCTTTTTCGTCGTCCTGAAACAGGTTGAAGGCGGGCAATCCACCGTTGATGGATAATTTCTTCGGATGGCGTGATTGTTACCGTCGCCTGAAGATGACCAACGACCACAAGCGTGGCGCATCATTCTTTTTCCGGTAATTACCAAACATATTCCCTGTAGTTTTGCTTTAATTTCGATAACATTATCTTCCGCTTATCTTTCTAGAACCGTTGGCAGAGCACAACCGGCCAAACTGAACGGTTCCCCAGCCATCGCTCCATATCCAGAGTTCAAGTAAAAGGTACAGTGGTGTAAACTGCCCGCAAATGAAAAAGCATAGGGAGAAAAAACGAGGCCTACCTCGTTGGTTTCTACACAAGGGTGAGGGCAACCGGTACCCACAGTCCTTATGGGCATTTATCGAATAATGTGAACTGAACTCGTTTTTCAGACCCCAAAACCAGTCGTCTGGTAtcgtatgtttttattttgcttttatgaagtagcatttcaagttgatatatttaatcatcttcCCCCCCGAACTCAACAGTAAAATACTTTATTTGGCGTAGGAGATAGATATGTGCATGCAAAAAAATGAGAATTACTATTTCACCCCACGGAGTTGCCACAACTGAGgggaaattgttgaaaagacATTGAACAATCGGAATTCATATAGCTAACTCCACATTGCAACAGGGAGTAGTGGAACAGATAATCGAACATTATAAAAAAAGAGTTACATTTTTCGACAATGAATACCTCCAAAAGtagtagatgacaaaccatcGGAATAGCACGGAAatataattaaatcaaaacttacaaaaacaaaaacaaaaccaactaaAGCAAACTCTCTATCATTCCCAccaagttttatatttttagccATTGGTGATTGATCTGTTGAAAAACATAATACTGGTGAAATGGAAACTTAGACTAAGGTACCCCACCGTACGGAAAGGAGCACGAAAAGACCAACGACGAGTGTGATGAGAGAATGGTGTGCGAAGAACTGTGAAGCCCCACTGCCCTGGCAGTACATCCGGTCGCAATTGCCATCGGTGAACCGTTGGAATTTTCGCTCAACGTCGGACCAGTTGCACAGACCGACGTTACACCAGTCCAGCATGAGTGGCTTTTCGTTCAGGAAGAATATAACACGCTCCGGTTCTCGCTGCTCCGCGCATCTGTAGGTAGAGAGATGCAGTTAAagatttttcaactttttagcGATACCGGCGCGCAACAAAAGTGAAGTGGAAAAGCATTGGAAAATCTCGTAACGCTATACGTACTGATATTTTACGGCTGCAATGTTGGCTGCAAATGGAATGTCACTGGAGCGATACTGGCGGTATTTCATGAACGGATAATTGTCCGCCCGTGGTGGCGTTGAATCCTTCTTCGCCCCTAGCGCCGCCAGGAGCAGCTGGATTTGTGAGTCGTGCGTAAAGTATGCCACCACCGTCGGCTCTTCGCGGGACTTTAGATGTTTCAGCATGTCGGCCATGGCGTGGCATGCCAGCTCGGTGCTACGTTCGTAACCGTAGCTGGTTTGATAGTAGTACGCCAGATCCTCCTTGTACTCGAGCACGTTCACCTGATCCTGGGTGAACGCCGCACAGAACGGACTTGCCCGCGATATTTGCCACGCTTGCTCGAACCGGCAGGCATCCCACATATGCTCGATCTGCTCCACGCTCAGATTGTGCCGAAAGCCGAGCCGCTGCGAAATATCCCACACCGTGCCGGTGAACAGTGCCGTGCGGAAGAATTTATTTGCCTCGGAATTTTCGTCCTTCTTCTGGCGATCTTTGTTCGCGTCGTAGTCCGCACAGTAGTCGTACGGCTTCAGAAGGGTATCGGGCTCGGATGGCGCTATCGGTTTGACCCGCTGCGACTCCTCGCTGCCGAAGAGACCCTCCGCAAACGCCTTGAAGCTTGCCTCGGTGCGCTGAGTGTTGGTGTAGCGGAACTGTAAAACCAAAATCGAGGTTTGTGTAGAAACAAAAACGCTTGACACGTGGTCACACACTATATTCTCACCAAAAACTTGTTCGCATCGTAGCCACTGCCGAACAGTTGCCAATATTTCTCCTTGGCGCGCAGTGCCAGATATTTGAGATCCTGCCATCCCTGCTCGGTAAGCGTCGATTCGTACTGCGCGGTAATGTTCGGATCCCAGCGCCAATTTCGGAGGATTTCCAGGTCCTTGTCACACATGCGCCCATTGTCGGGCATCGTACGGCGTGTATAGTAATTGTCAATGATGGCATCTTGCAACTGTAGGGAAAAGTGTAATTGTTAGTAAAAGTGTGCAAACCATACTCCTATTCTATTGCCTCATACCAGTTTCAGCTGCGTTGGCATTTCCACGATGTCACCCTTGCTCGGAAGTCTAGTGCCATGTCGGCTAAGGAGCCAAAATTTTACCGGTGCACAGTCTGCAGGGGGAAGCAAGAAAGATGTCTCtttaaaaaccaaatttcacATAGTTTTTACATCCACGTCTACATACTCGGTACAATGTGCTGACGATCGGTGTCCGGCGGGCGGATGACTTCGTACATCGTTTTGGTGGCAAAGTGTCGCACTTGCTTCCgttcatcgtcatcgttgtAGCAGTACGTCTCGCAGCAGCTACTCCGCTGGGCCGTGATCACTTTCAGTGTGCACACGAGCAGCACAACCGACGCATGGAGCCTCAAGATCATTGTCGATCAGCTGGGTAAGTGAAAGAGGAAAACATATAATTATATGTTATAGATGCTAGAGCGATCAACGAAAGGACATTTACGAGAAAGATCATGTGTAGGACTCGCTTTAGGTCAAATTTTCGACCTTATCTGGACGAACGATTAACCCGATTAATGAGACTTTCTGGCTGGCactgggaaaaaaacaaggccAACGAATCGGCGGTAAATTGTTGCTTTTCTAAATTTGTCCAATAATTGCTCGTGTCATAAACATTTAACCTCGCACTTCTATCCTACTTCGCATCGCCGGGCCACCAAAAAAGCAACCTTAACGAACGCACAAATTCCTCGCAAACATTTGCCAAGGTTAAATATTTTTGCGCTATATAGCGATCAATTCACCTCGATCGATTAGATCATCTTCGTCGTTTTTGTAGATAGACGTTCTTTTTGGCACGTGGTATAGAAACACATTTCGTGTTTTCTTAGGGTAATATTTGTATTGAACATACAACGCGTCTTCCTTTCGTATAAACAAGCAACCAGGCTCAAACTCGTCTGGCCAATATGTATCATCGTTCGTTTGCGAGTGGCAATCAATTACAAGCTTTAGGTAAGAAAATGCTCAAGCTACCGATGAATGATAAGATGTTTTGTTCAATATCACTTGAAGCAACCATTTATCAACCACAACTGCGTGCGAAAAAATATCCATTGTCTTCAAACGCAGGCTTTCCCATCGTGCCGGCCTTTAGACATGTATTTCGCACGTGAGAGAGTTATTTTTATCACGTGCATGTTAAACTGTACACACTGTGTTATTTTAAAAGGTACGAAATGGGACACAAATGATCAATCATTTTCATGACAAAGGAGCGGATTGTGGGTGGTCTACTGAATACGTCATTCTCCTTACACTCGAATCGTTCTATTTGAATATATCATACCTTATGGTTacctttttttcaacaaaattatgccattaaaaacaaattacgaATGATCGTGCAATCCCGGCAATCGAGGCGGACAAATGCCGGCGTTAGCATCATCTGCTTCCGGAGGCTTCTGCTCATCAGCTCAACCGTCATCACAGCAACCGGTTCCGTTAGTTAGCGACCTTGGGAGCGAAAAGCAACCGAGCGGAAAATTTCGCTACCGGCTTGACCTCGAGCAACCTGTCGGTTGATGGTAAACCGCGGCCTGATCGTTCTGGTTCTGGACAATTGCGTCGTGTGAATAATTGCGCTGGATGTCGATGACATAATGCCAATGCTGACGATGGTGATCATCACGCGGCATCACCCTACCTATCGATCGTGTGTAAACATATGTGTACCTATGTGTATGTATGCCTGGCTTCCTGTGCTGCAGGTGATCGTACGCACCGTGCGAGGCGAATGTAGGGAGTGGCCAGCataaaaagaaagggaaaaaaacataacgacCATGTGCAAGACCTAGCCCAAGGTGGGCCCAGCATGGGAGATAAATTTCACCAACACATCTTTCTGTTGTGAACATTCCATTCGATTGCTTCTTTCAACCTTAACcggttattttcttttcttttacctGACATGTCTGTtccatgcttttttttctccctttttatGCTCGCCTCATTCTCCACTTATGCTCAATTCTATTGAAACAACAACGTCtgggtttaaaaacaaaaacgcgacCCCATTGTTGCGttcgttttaaaatttccCCGGGACAAAGTGTCACGTATTTgtaattctttttttcaagCCACGTCGCGAAACATTTAAACTAATTGTGCAGCCGCCATTAATGACTTCGCCGTTGATACTGAAAAATCACCTTCAGAACGATCTTTATACGTACGTGCAGCggttatttattttgcattttcacttcTACTTACTTTTTCGATCCTTTGTTCAATTAACTTGTTGCACTGGTTAAAACTGTAATCTACAGCTCTCTCAGCTGTTCACAGCAGCTCAATGCCCTTTTTCAGCTTgataacaaacgaaaacacagccacttataaaaaaaacagtcaaGTACCGATTAAACGCCCACAAACACCACATAAATCATTAACGATCTACTCGCGGCGCGATCTTCCAGATGACTGAGGCGTGCCCTCATACATTTCCAACCTGAACCCGCGGTTTAACGGAGAAGTCGCGGGTTTTCTCGCGGCGCAAATAGATTCTGTGAGAGAAATTCACAAAAAATGCTTTCGAAATCGAAAAGCTTCTGAAGCTTTCATTTTCTCAGCTTTGCTATGTCTTGTAGATTAATCGCACTCGTTTTTTAAAATCTACAATCAAACACTTCCCTCGAGAACTtcgttgatttaaaaatgttattttttaaatatgtactCTTTTGGGCTTTCAATTTCGCCCCTTTTTTCCAGAAGGAACCTCGCGCTATCTATTTGCGCGATCACTCGATCACGGGTTTATCTCTCAGATTGcatacaaattttaaaatttccgaaaacaaattttatgcaGTGAGTTAACGACTGTTGTTCAACTAGACAAGACTTAGTAATAAATATAATaggaatataaaaataaccaacaaacagtttcgagctgaaaatgaagtaaatttaCTAAAGTTTCCCTACAGCTTTACAACTTTAGCTTGAATGCAACTGGTGCGTGCCTTAACTAGAACAAgcacttgaaacatttcagCAGATAACTCGAACATGTAGATTCGATATGTTGAATTTTGCGATGAAATTACGATACATTGCGCTAAGTAAAGAGTAAATTTATATGCGGGTTTTTATTGATCTAACTCCAAGCCATCAGGAGCCTCCAGTGCAGAGAGTTTCCTCAAATCCCAGATTAACCCTCCATCACCGGTTCGTTATGCATATGTTTGATGTTCAACGTTTTCGGATTACCAACAAGTGAACAAAAAGGCTAGTTTTTAAGtcatttattatgtttaagTTTGAATAACTTTCAAAATTGCGATAATGGGTACGCAAACTGTACGAAAGAACTTGATTGCATTGTGATTAACAGTCTCATGTTTAAGGTGCTGGTTGTTTAAGATATTATTCGCATGTCAAAAAGCAGCACGTGACGGATACAGTTTCGGTAAGAATTTTAAGATGTACACCATTTTGCGGTACATTTAAAAGTActttttttgtgcattttcatCTAGCATAAAATTAAGTTTTCAAccatgtttgtgtgtttttttttttttacagccATCGAAGGCGAGCTACGAATCACTCGTTTCGCGTTAGATACTATAATATGTTTAAtacaagatttattttttcttaaaacttCTTGTAACATGGTGAGATACAATATTTGTAGACCGTTTGAAGCCtctttgaatgttgttgatgtgatttttttccaattattgttttcaatatgaAGGTTAAGTTATCTTGAAAAGTACTTTTATTTTGTGAA encodes:
- the LOC131294482 gene encoding mitochondrial carrier homolog 2-like, with the protein product MNVYTRDTQIEPDYWFDDFERGPEWTRNDKKKRSDPLPDVYIVNEVENNSNESNETPSAVKFGFRLCCTTALHPLDYAKTLIQLGYEPIAPRPGRTLFGARRLMLPNIFQYAYHIGTVDGFTGCFRGLSAKLVGNVLSSYYGEKLAVGMGLVATEEKKKHKNEDDFAWFISNVHRDVAVHFAGVVISQPFHVISIRMMAQFVGREQLYSGLWQSVKEIWQTEGITGFFSGIVPRLVVELGCIAMTSTITYLFCRYIVQNRTIQNNVNTIAHFTVSSWLYPYHVVSTCMVVNGSRLKAGNPPLMDNFFGWRDCYRRLKMTNDHKRGASFFFRTVGRAQPAKLNGSPAIAPYPEFK
- the LOC131286429 gene encoding multiple inositol polyphosphate phosphatase 1 yields the protein MILRLHASVVLLVCTLKVITAQRSSCCETYCYNDDDERKQVRHFATKTMYEVIRPPDTDRQHIVPNCAPVKFWLLSRHGTRLPSKGDIVEMPTQLKLLQDAIIDNYYTRRTMPDNGRMCDKDLEILRNWRWDPNITAQYESTLTEQGWQDLKYLALRAKEKYWQLFGSGYDANKFLFRYTNTQRTEASFKAFAEGLFGSEESQRVKPIAPSEPDTLLKPYDYCADYDANKDRQKKDENSEANKFFRTALFTGTVWDISQRLGFRHNLSVEQIEHMWDACRFEQAWQISRASPFCAAFTQDQVNVLEYKEDLAYYYQTSYGYERSTELACHAMADMLKHLKSREEPTVVAYFTHDSQIQLLLAALGAKKDSTPPRADNYPFMKYRQYRSSDIPFAANIAAVKYQCAEQREPERVIFFLNEKPLMLDWCNVGLCNWSDVERKFQRFTDGNCDRMYCQGSGASQFFAHHSLITLVVGLFVLLSVRWGTLV